Proteins encoded by one window of Clostridium bornimense:
- the gyrA gene encoding DNA gyrase subunit A, whose translation MNNNEGKFLPVDISAEMKRCYIDYAMSVIVGRALPDVRDGLKPVHRRILYSMYELGLDPSKGYRKCARIVGDVLGKYHPHGDSSVYDALVRLAQDFSIRYTLVDGHGNFGSVDGDSAAAMRYTEAKMAKIAVEMIRDINKDTIDFGENFDGTEKEPIVLPSRFPNLLVNGSAGIAVGMATNIPPHNLVEVIDGINYFIDNPDCTIAELMLHIKGPDFPTAGIIMGMRGIREAYETGRGKIIVRSRAEIEEENGRHKIVVTEIPYQVNKAKLIENIADLVKDKRIVGISDLRDESDREGMRIVIELKRDANPNIILNQLYKHTKMQDTFGIIMLALVNNEPKVLNLKQILSHYVDFQKEVIRRRTIFELKKAETREHILEGLKVALDHIDEVINIIRSSKNTAEAKERLQDKFNLSEAQSSAIVEMRLRALTGLERQKIENELNELRELIAKLREILSSEELILNIIKDELREIKLKYGDERRTSIEQSSDDINIEDLIQEQNVVVTLTRDGYIKRIPEDAYTAQKRGGRGIVAGTTKEDDIIENLFVTSTHNHIVFFTNQGRAYKLKGYEIPEGSRTSKGTNIINILMLRPDEKVEAVICMKEFNPDDYLIMGTKKGIVKRTSLDNFKNIRKSGLNAITLREEDELISVKLTSGNDDIMMFTSEGYSIRFKETDVREMGRMASGVKGISLRENDSVVAMEVVDPELKVLVVSENGLGKRTNVDEYKVQYRGGMGIITYKTNEKTGKVIGAKMVSDDDELMLINSKDIAIRINASDISVTGRSTMGVKLMKTEEEVTVIAIAKIIAEDKEEVEQLKIDEEVTSPENSEDN comes from the coding sequence ATGAATAACAACGAAGGAAAATTTCTGCCTGTTGATATAAGTGCAGAGATGAAGAGGTGCTATATTGACTATGCTATGAGTGTTATAGTTGGTCGTGCACTTCCAGACGTTCGAGATGGGCTAAAGCCTGTACATAGAAGAATATTGTATTCTATGTATGAACTGGGGCTTGATCCTAGTAAAGGGTATAGAAAATGTGCTAGAATTGTCGGAGATGTATTAGGTAAGTATCATCCACATGGTGATTCATCAGTTTATGATGCTTTAGTTAGACTGGCTCAAGATTTCTCTATTAGATATACATTAGTAGATGGTCATGGTAACTTTGGATCTGTAGATGGTGATAGCGCTGCAGCAATGAGATATACAGAAGCTAAGATGGCTAAAATTGCCGTAGAAATGATAAGAGACATAAATAAAGATACAATAGATTTTGGAGAAAACTTTGATGGAACTGAGAAGGAACCAATAGTTTTACCTTCAAGATTTCCTAATCTTTTAGTAAATGGATCTGCAGGAATAGCTGTTGGTATGGCTACAAACATTCCACCTCATAATTTAGTAGAAGTAATAGACGGAATTAATTATTTTATTGATAATCCTGATTGCACAATTGCTGAATTAATGCTTCATATAAAAGGACCTGATTTCCCAACGGCAGGTATTATAATGGGAATGAGAGGTATAAGAGAGGCTTATGAAACTGGTAGAGGTAAGATAATAGTAAGATCTAGAGCAGAGATAGAAGAAGAAAATGGAAGACATAAAATTGTAGTTACTGAGATACCATATCAAGTTAATAAAGCTAAGCTTATTGAAAATATAGCTGATCTTGTTAAGGATAAAAGAATTGTTGGAATATCAGATCTTAGAGACGAATCAGATAGAGAAGGTATGAGAATAGTTATAGAACTTAAGAGAGATGCTAATCCAAACATAATCTTAAATCAACTTTATAAACATACTAAAATGCAAGATACTTTTGGAATAATTATGCTAGCATTAGTTAATAATGAACCAAAGGTGTTGAACTTAAAGCAAATTTTAAGTCATTATGTCGACTTCCAAAAAGAAGTTATAAGAAGAAGAACTATTTTTGAACTAAAGAAAGCAGAAACAAGAGAGCATATCTTAGAAGGATTAAAAGTTGCACTTGATCATATTGATGAAGTTATAAATATAATAAGAAGTAGTAAAAATACAGCAGAAGCAAAGGAAAGACTTCAAGATAAGTTTAATTTAAGTGAAGCTCAGTCATCAGCAATTGTAGAGATGAGATTAAGAGCTTTAACAGGTTTAGAAAGACAAAAGATTGAAAATGAATTAAATGAGTTAAGAGAATTAATAGCTAAGTTAAGAGAAATATTAAGTTCAGAAGAATTAATATTAAATATTATTAAAGATGAACTTAGAGAAATTAAGTTAAAATATGGTGATGAAAGAAGAACAAGTATCGAACAATCATCAGATGATATTAATATAGAGGATTTAATTCAAGAACAAAATGTTGTCGTAACATTAACAAGAGATGGTTATATAAAGAGAATACCAGAAGATGCATATACTGCTCAAAAAAGAGGGGGCAGAGGAATAGTAGCTGGAACAACTAAAGAAGATGATATTATAGAAAATCTATTTGTTACATCTACTCATAATCATATAGTATTCTTTACTAACCAAGGTAGAGCATATAAGCTAAAGGGATATGAAATTCCTGAAGGTTCAAGAACATCTAAGGGTACTAATATTATAAATATATTAATGCTTAGACCAGATGAAAAAGTTGAAGCTGTAATTTGTATGAAAGAATTTAATCCAGATGATTATTTAATAATGGGAACTAAAAAAGGAATAGTAAAGAGAACATCATTAGATAATTTTAAAAATATAAGAAAGAGCGGATTAAATGCTATAACTTTAAGAGAAGAAGATGAACTTATATCAGTAAAGCTTACTAGCGGTAATGATGATATAATGATGTTTACATCAGAAGGATATTCTATAAGATTTAAAGAAACTGACGTAAGAGAAATGGGAAGAATGGCATCTGGAGTTAAAGGTATATCATTAAGAGAAAATGATAGTGTAGTTGCTATGGAAGTAGTAGATCCTGAACTTAAGGTATTAGTAGTTAGTGAAAATGGACTTGGAAAAAGAACAAATGTAGATGAATATAAAGTTCAATATAGAGGTGGTATGGGTATTATAACCTATAAGACTAACGAGAAGACAGGAAAAGTAATAGGAGCTAAGATGGTAAGTGATGATGATGAACTTATGCTTATTAACTCTAAGGACATAGCTATAAGAATAAATGCATCGGATATATCTGTTACTGGAAGAAGCACTATGGGTGTTAAGTTAATGAAGACTGAAGAAGAGGTTACAGTAATTGCTATAGCAAAAATAATAGCAGAGGATAAAGAAGAAGTAGAACAATTAAAGATTGATGAAGAGGTAACTTCTCCAGAGAATAGTGAAGATAATTAA
- the gyrB gene encoding DNA topoisomerase (ATP-hydrolyzing) subunit B: protein MTENKQSYGEDQIQVLEGLEAVRKRPGMYIGSTSVRGLHHLVYEIVDNSIDEALAGYCDSIEVTIHKDNSITVTDNGRGMPVGMHPKMGKPTVEVIMTVLHAGGKFGGGGYKVSGGLHGVGASVVNALSSKCIVTVKRDGHIWRQSYEKGAVVSDLEIIGDTNEHGTTVDFMADDEIFETLEYEYDVLSQRLRELAFLNKGIKIILRDEREEDEEGNVKEEAYHYEGGIKSFVSYLNRNKDPLFPEPIYVEGEKNDCYVEIAVQYNDGYTENIFSFANNIDTIEGGTHLVGFRTAITRVFNEYARKFGFLKEGDKNLSGEDIREGLTAVVSVKLSEPEFEGQTKTKLGNSVVRGIVDSILGETMQNFLEENPAIGKIICEKALTAARAREAAKKARELTRRKSALESSTLPGKLADCSSKDPQECEIYIVEGDSAGGSAKQGRNRRFQAILPLRGKILNVEKQRLDKILVSDTIRSMITAFGAGIGEEFDISKIRYHRIIIMTDADVDGAHIRTLLLTFFYRYMRDLVEGGHVFIAQPPLYQVKKGKNERYAYSDTELEALVDEMGGKDNNTFIQRYKGLGEMDAHQLWDTTMDPEKRILLRVNIEDAMKADEIFTILMGEKVEPRKEFIQENAKNVVNLDI from the coding sequence ATGACAGAAAATAAACAATCTTATGGAGAAGATCAGATACAGGTTCTAGAGGGATTAGAAGCTGTTAGAAAAAGACCGGGAATGTATATTGGAAGTACTTCTGTAAGAGGATTACATCATTTAGTTTATGAAATAGTTGACAATTCAATAGATGAAGCTTTAGCAGGATATTGTGATAGTATAGAAGTTACTATACATAAGGATAATTCTATTACAGTTACTGATAATGGTAGAGGTATGCCAGTAGGTATGCATCCTAAGATGGGAAAACCTACTGTAGAAGTTATTATGACAGTATTGCATGCTGGTGGTAAGTTTGGAGGCGGCGGATATAAAGTATCTGGTGGTCTTCATGGAGTTGGTGCATCTGTCGTCAATGCATTATCATCCAAGTGTATTGTTACAGTAAAAAGAGATGGTCACATATGGAGACAAAGTTATGAAAAAGGGGCAGTAGTATCTGACTTAGAAATAATAGGGGATACTAATGAACATGGGACTACTGTAGATTTCATGGCAGATGATGAGATATTTGAAACTTTAGAATATGAATATGATGTATTATCTCAAAGATTAAGAGAACTTGCATTTCTTAATAAGGGAATAAAAATAATATTAAGAGATGAAAGAGAAGAAGATGAAGAAGGGAATGTTAAGGAAGAAGCATATCACTATGAGGGTGGAATTAAGTCATTTGTATCATACCTAAATAGAAATAAAGATCCTTTATTCCCTGAACCGATTTATGTAGAAGGAGAAAAAAATGATTGCTACGTAGAGATAGCAGTTCAATATAATGATGGCTATACAGAAAATATTTTTTCTTTTGCTAATAATATAGATACCATAGAAGGTGGAACCCATTTAGTTGGATTTAGAACAGCGATAACAAGGGTGTTTAATGAGTATGCTAGAAAATTTGGATTTTTAAAAGAGGGAGATAAAAATCTATCAGGTGAAGATATAAGAGAAGGTTTAACTGCTGTCGTATCAGTAAAGTTATCTGAACCTGAATTTGAAGGCCAAACTAAGACTAAGCTTGGAAATTCTGTAGTAAGAGGAATTGTTGATTCTATATTAGGAGAAACAATGCAAAATTTCCTAGAAGAAAATCCGGCTATAGGTAAGATTATATGCGAAAAAGCTTTAACAGCGGCAAGAGCTAGAGAAGCAGCTAAAAAGGCTAGAGAATTAACAAGAAGAAAGTCAGCATTAGAAAGTTCTACACTTCCAGGAAAATTAGCAGATTGTTCATCTAAAGATCCTCAAGAGTGTGAAATATATATAGTCGAAGGGGATTCTGCCGGTGGGTCAGCTAAACAAGGAAGAAATAGAAGATTCCAAGCTATATTACCTTTAAGAGGTAAAATACTTAATGTTGAAAAACAAAGATTAGATAAAATATTAGTATCAGATACTATAAGATCAATGATAACAGCATTTGGAGCAGGCATAGGAGAAGAGTTTGATATATCAAAGATAAGATATCATAGAATTATAATAATGACAGATGCAGACGTTGATGGTGCGCATATTAGAACATTATTATTAACATTCTTCTATAGATACATGAGAGATTTAGTTGAGGGTGGACACGTATTTATTGCACAACCACCTTTATACCAAGTTAAAAAAGGTAAAAATGAGAGATATGCTTATTCTGATACAGAATTAGAAGCCTTAGTTGATGAAATGGGTGGTAAAGATAACAATACCTTTATACAAAGATACAAAGGTCTTGGAGAAATGGATGCCCATCAATTATGGGATACAACAATGGATCCTGAAAAGAGAATATTACTAAGGGTTAATATAGAAGATGCTATGAAAGCAGATGAAATTTTTACTATCTTAATGGGTGAGAAAGTTGAACCGAGAAAAGAATTTATTCAAGAAAATGCTAAGAATGTAGTTAATCTTGATATTTAG
- the recF gene encoding DNA replication/repair protein RecF (All proteins in this family for which functions are known are DNA-binding proteins that assist the filamentation of RecA onto DNA for the initiation of recombination or recombinational repair.), producing MYIKKLAIKNYRNYSNLSLSLSKNVNVFTGDNAQGKTNILESIYYSSLGRSHRTSKDKELIKWNESYGEIVLDVARERLDKKIDIKFSREGKKSITINSIRLRKISELIGVFNAVIFSPEDLKVVKESASFRRKFLDIELSKLKPKYYTTLVSYNKVLSERNTILKTYNDNLEEILEIYDRQLAKLGSVIVKQRILYLQKLQQYGEKIHSDITKNKEKINFRYISDLKSYSSLESDLYELISKNRSRDINKRITSKGPHRDDFLIDINGVDTRVYGSQGQQRTAILTIKFASLEIIKEFIGEYPVLLLDDVLSELDVNRQSFILNSLKNVQTIITCTGMETIRNYLKDDFKLFMVKEGSIEKIIEE from the coding sequence ATGTATATAAAGAAATTAGCCATAAAGAATTATAGAAATTACTCAAACTTAAGCTTAAGTTTAAGTAAAAATGTTAATGTTTTTACAGGAGATAATGCTCAAGGAAAGACTAATATATTGGAGAGTATATATTATTCTTCTTTAGGACGATCTCATAGGACATCTAAAGATAAAGAACTTATTAAGTGGAATGAGAGTTATGGTGAAATAGTATTAGATGTTGCAAGAGAACGATTGGATAAAAAGATAGATATAAAGTTTTCTAGGGAAGGAAAAAAATCAATCACAATAAATTCTATTAGACTTAGAAAAATTTCAGAGTTAATAGGAGTTTTTAATGCGGTTATTTTTTCGCCAGAAGACTTAAAAGTTGTAAAAGAATCTGCATCTTTTAGAAGAAAATTTTTAGACATCGAATTAAGTAAGCTTAAACCTAAATATTATACGACTCTAGTTAGTTATAATAAAGTTTTAAGTGAAAGAAATACTATTTTAAAAACATACAATGACAACCTAGAAGAAATATTAGAAATCTATGATAGACAATTAGCAAAACTTGGGTCAGTTATAGTAAAACAGAGAATTTTATATTTACAAAAATTACAACAGTATGGAGAAAAGATCCATAGTGACATAACAAAGAACAAAGAAAAAATAAATTTTAGATATATTTCAGATCTTAAAAGTTATTCCAGTCTAGAAAGCGATTTATATGAACTTATTTCTAAAAATAGAAGTAGAGATATAAATAAAAGAATCACATCTAAGGGACCGCATAGAGATGACTTTCTAATAGACATAAATGGAGTTGATACTAGAGTTTATGGATCACAAGGACAACAACGTACTGCAATACTTACTATAAAATTTGCTTCATTGGAGATAATTAAAGAATTTATTGGTGAATATCCTGTGCTACTTCTAGACGATGTTCTATCAGAATTAGATGTAAATAGACAAAGTTTTATATTAAACTCTTTAAAAAATGTTCAGACTATAATTACATGTACAGGAATGGAGACTATAAGGAATTACCTTAAAGATGACTTTAAGTTATTTATGGTTAAAGAAGGAAGTATTGAAAAAATTATAGAAGAATAA
- a CDS encoding LTA synthase family protein — MFDYIANNLKKLKEDKSFIFILLSMFIKTILFIMLISDSKASKINFKQLFVGVPQILVYIAFILIFISFIYLFKNKGRIIYVIMLDLVFSIILIGDLWYYRGFGSFLNLYMFKMTSNLDNLGESIASMIRWVDILFLLDIPIYIWIIKKDKNSIINRQIKMFVFVFAIGIGYISYGYVKIDKFNGGYTGQNLFKAIWSSNAQMFNLSPIGYHIYDSYRFYIDSKPCKLNDKDKDKIKYYYDSKESGLEKTEDFGKFKNKNLIVVQVESLENFVINEKIEGKEITPNLNKLLKNSYYFSNYFEQTLNGTTSDGTFVSNTSMLPVKRGSVNFDYPNNTYNSLPTILKNNGYNTYTMHPEKGSYWNWKVSELSLGFENAYDISDFKETEFYGLGLTDESFFDQVIPKLKKEKTPFYSFMISISSHTPFNMPDEFDKLGLSKDIKDTKLGGYVTAISYTDYVIGKFMDSLDKEGILDNSIVVFYGDHEGVTKFYKDEIDKNQELGNDAINNDRRVPLIIYDKNLEGKEIETYGGQVDFLPTISYLLGIEESEYTDTAMGRNLLNTNQNFVVLTTGEYRGDNKKEKKEKIKSLNISDMMIRSNYFCNGERGR; from the coding sequence ATGTTTGATTATATAGCAAATAATCTTAAAAAGCTAAAAGAAGATAAAAGTTTTATATTTATTTTACTTTCTATGTTTATAAAAACTATCTTATTTATAATGCTTATATCGGATTCTAAAGCATCTAAAATTAATTTTAAGCAATTATTTGTAGGTGTGCCTCAAATATTAGTATATATAGCTTTTATATTAATATTTATATCTTTTATATATCTATTTAAAAATAAAGGACGTATCATATATGTTATTATGTTAGATTTAGTTTTTTCTATTATTTTAATAGGAGATCTTTGGTATTATAGAGGTTTCGGATCATTTTTAAATTTATATATGTTTAAAATGACTTCTAATCTTGATAATTTAGGAGAAAGTATAGCATCTATGATAAGATGGGTTGATATTCTTTTCTTACTTGATATACCTATCTATATATGGATCATAAAAAAAGATAAAAATTCAATAATTAATAGGCAAATTAAGATGTTTGTATTTGTATTTGCTATAGGAATAGGATATATTTCTTATGGATATGTAAAAATAGACAAGTTTAATGGTGGTTATACAGGACAAAATTTATTTAAAGCAATATGGTCATCTAATGCACAAATGTTTAACTTAAGTCCAATAGGTTATCATATATATGATAGTTATAGATTTTATATAGATTCAAAACCATGTAAATTAAATGATAAGGATAAAGATAAGATTAAATATTATTATGATAGTAAAGAAAGCGGATTAGAGAAGACAGAGGACTTTGGAAAATTTAAAAATAAGAATTTAATAGTAGTTCAAGTTGAGTCTTTAGAAAACTTTGTTATAAATGAGAAAATAGAAGGAAAGGAGATAACTCCTAATCTAAATAAGCTATTAAAGAATTCATATTACTTCAGTAATTATTTTGAGCAAACTTTAAATGGTACAACTTCTGATGGGACATTTGTATCTAATACATCGATGTTACCAGTGAAAAGAGGATCTGTTAATTTCGATTATCCTAATAATACATATAATTCTTTACCTACGATATTAAAAAATAATGGATATAATACATATACAATGCATCCTGAGAAGGGATCTTATTGGAATTGGAAGGTTTCAGAGTTATCATTAGGATTTGAAAACGCATATGATATTTCTGATTTTAAGGAAACGGAATTTTACGGATTAGGGCTTACAGATGAATCTTTTTTTGATCAAGTTATACCGAAGTTAAAGAAAGAAAAAACTCCGTTTTATAGTTTTATGATAAGTATATCATCACATACTCCTTTTAATATGCCCGATGAGTTTGATAAATTAGGATTGAGTAAGGATATAAAAGATACTAAATTAGGTGGATATGTAACAGCAATATCATACACTGATTATGTAATTGGAAAGTTTATGGATTCATTAGATAAAGAAGGAATACTAGATAATTCTATAGTAGTATTTTATGGGGATCATGAAGGTGTCACCAAATTTTACAAAGATGAAATAGATAAAAATCAAGAGCTAGGAAATGATGCAATAAATAATGATAGACGTGTTCCATTAATTATTTATGATAAAAACCTTGAGGGAAAAGAAATCGAAACTTACGGAGGACAAGTTGATTTTCTTCCTACTATAAGTTATCTGTTAGGGATTGAAGAGAGCGAATATACAGATACGGCGATGGGGAGAAACTTATTAAATACAAATCAGAACTTTGTAGTATTGACTACTGGTGAGTATAGAGGAGATAATAAGAAAGAAAAGAAAGAAAAGATAAAAAGTTTAAATATTTCTGATATGATGATAAGAAGTAATTATTTTTGTAATGGAGAGAGGGGTAGATAA
- the yaaA gene encoding S4 domain-containing protein YaaA — MEEIKITTEFIKLDSFLKFAGVASLGTEAKFYIQEGQVYVNGEVETRRGKKLYKDDVVEFNGETFKIV; from the coding sequence GTGGAAGAAATTAAGATAACTACAGAATTTATTAAATTAGATTCATTTTTGAAATTTGCTGGAGTAGCATCACTTGGAACAGAAGCAAAGTTCTATATCCAAGAAGGCCAAGTATATGTGAATGGAGAAGTTGAAACGAGAAGAGGAAAAAAGCTTTATAAAGATGATGTAGTAGAATTTAATGGGGAAACCTTCAAAATAGTTTAA
- the dnaN gene encoding DNA polymerase III subunit beta: MKFICEKNALVEGISIAQKAVTGKSTMPILGGILINAKNDTLIITGSDIDLSIETKVKAAVLEEGSLVVDARLFGDIIRKLPNSDVEVASISENSIEIKCEKSKFNVIHMDAEDYPSLPSVEGNKQLNIAQKCLKNMIKGTIFAVAQDETRPILTGVLMESKDKTLNLVSLDGYRLALKKESIEFDDEVNAVIPGKTLNEVVKILGEDDDVTLTFNENHVLFTINETRIISRLLEGEFIKYNSIIPEEHKSTVIVDKNILLNSIERASLVGKEGNTNLVKFDIEDDTIVITSNSQLGNVREEVNINLQGDGIQIAFNSKYLIDILKIMDEEKIYMEFTSAVSPCVIKNIEKDNCTYLVLPVRVSTR; this comes from the coding sequence ATGAAATTTATATGTGAAAAAAATGCCCTTGTAGAAGGAATTTCAATAGCTCAAAAAGCAGTTACAGGAAAATCAACAATGCCTATACTTGGAGGTATTTTAATTAATGCTAAAAATGATACTCTTATTATAACTGGATCAGATATTGATTTAAGTATAGAAACAAAAGTAAAAGCAGCAGTTTTAGAAGAAGGATCTCTAGTTGTAGATGCTAGATTATTTGGAGATATTATAAGAAAACTACCTAACTCAGACGTAGAAGTAGCATCTATATCTGAAAATTCAATAGAAATAAAATGTGAAAAATCTAAATTTAATGTAATACATATGGATGCAGAAGATTATCCATCTTTACCATCAGTAGAAGGTAATAAGCAATTAAACATAGCTCAAAAATGTTTAAAAAATATGATAAAAGGTACTATATTTGCAGTTGCACAAGATGAAACTAGACCTATATTAACTGGTGTTCTAATGGAATCAAAGGATAAAACCTTAAATTTAGTTTCATTAGATGGATATAGATTGGCATTAAAAAAAGAAAGTATCGAATTCGATGACGAAGTAAATGCAGTAATACCTGGTAAAACATTAAATGAAGTTGTTAAGATATTAGGCGAAGATGATGATGTAACATTAACATTTAATGAAAATCATGTATTATTTACAATTAATGAGACAAGAATAATATCTAGGTTACTTGAAGGAGAATTTATAAAATATAATTCTATAATTCCAGAAGAACATAAATCAACAGTTATTGTGGATAAAAATATTCTTTTAAATTCTATAGAAAGAGCTTCACTAGTTGGAAAAGAAGGAAATACTAACTTAGTAAAATTTGATATAGAAGATGACACAATTGTTATAACTTCCAATTCTCAATTGGGAAATGTTCGAGAAGAAGTTAATATAAATTTGCAAGGTGACGGAATTCAAATTGCATTTAATTCTAAATACTTAATTGATATACTTAAAATAATGGATGAAGAAAAAATATATATGGAATTTACATCCGCTGTTTCACCATGTGTAATAAAAAATATAGAAAAAGATAATTGTACTTATCTTGTTTTACCTGTAAGAGTATCAACAAGATAA
- the dnaA gene encoding chromosomal replication initiator protein DnaA produces MKVQLDDLWAKTLEIMQNELTEVSFNTWIKSICPIEITGDTIKLSVPNDFTREILEGRYKDLLINAIKVATNKEYKIEFLIGSEEAITKSETPKQNIVMSSPADGMQAVLNPKYTFDSFVIGNSNRFAHAASLAVSESPAKAYNPLFIYGGVGLGKTHLMHAIGHYILNKNPKARVAYISSEKFTNELINSIKDDTNEEFRSKYRNVDVLLIDDIQFIAGKERTQEEFFHTFNALHDANKQIILSSDRPPKEIPTLEDRLRSRFEWGLIADIQPPDFETRIAILKKKADEENLDIPNDVLGYIANTIKSNIRELEGALIRIVAFSSLTNKEISVDLALLALRDIIANRSSKAITIEYIQEMVANYFNVTVEDLKSARRTKSITYPRQIAMYLCRKNTDNSLPKIGEEFGGRDHTTVIHAYEKISDALNKDKDPLLKSDIESLSKKLNKK; encoded by the coding sequence ATGAAAGTCCAATTAGATGATTTATGGGCTAAAACATTAGAAATTATGCAAAATGAGCTTACTGAAGTTAGCTTTAATACTTGGATAAAAAGTATTTGTCCTATAGAAATTACAGGCGACACTATAAAATTAAGTGTACCTAATGATTTCACCCGTGAAATTTTAGAAGGAAGATATAAGGATTTACTTATTAATGCAATTAAAGTTGCTACTAATAAAGAATATAAAATTGAATTTCTTATTGGTAGTGAAGAAGCAATAACTAAATCTGAGACTCCTAAACAAAATATTGTAATGTCTTCACCTGCTGATGGCATGCAAGCAGTTTTGAATCCAAAATATACATTTGATTCTTTTGTAATAGGGAATAGTAATAGATTTGCTCATGCTGCTTCTCTTGCTGTTTCTGAATCTCCAGCTAAAGCATATAATCCTCTATTTATATATGGAGGCGTTGGTCTTGGAAAAACTCATTTAATGCATGCTATTGGTCACTACATCTTAAATAAAAATCCCAAAGCTAGAGTTGCGTACATTTCTTCTGAAAAGTTTACTAATGAACTTATCAACTCTATTAAGGATGATACTAATGAAGAATTTAGAAGTAAATATAGAAATGTAGATGTATTACTAATAGATGATATACAATTTATCGCTGGAAAAGAACGAACACAAGAAGAATTCTTCCATACTTTTAATGCACTACATGATGCAAATAAACAAATCATTTTATCTTCAGACAGACCCCCTAAGGAAATTCCAACCCTTGAAGATCGTTTAAGATCAAGGTTTGAATGGGGACTAATAGCTGATATTCAACCGCCTGATTTTGAAACTAGAATAGCTATATTGAAGAAAAAGGCTGATGAAGAAAATTTAGATATACCTAATGATGTATTAGGTTATATCGCAAATACTATAAAATCAAACATTAGAGAATTAGAAGGTGCTCTTATTAGAATAGTTGCATTTTCATCTCTTACTAATAAAGAAATATCCGTTGATTTAGCTTTATTAGCTTTAAGAGATATAATCGCTAATAGAAGTTCAAAAGCAATTACTATTGAATATATTCAAGAAATGGTAGCGAACTACTTTAATGTTACTGTAGAAGACTTAAAATCTGCTCGCCGTACAAAAAGCATCACTTATCCTAGACAAATAGCTATGTACCTTTGCAGAAAAAATACCGATAATTCATTACCTAAAATAGGTGAAGAGTTTGGTGGTAGAGATCATACTACTGTAATTCATGCATATGAAAAAATATCTGATGCTTTAAATAAGGATAAAGATCCACTATTAAAAAGTGATATAGAATCTTTATCTAAAAAATTAAATAAAAAATAA
- the remB gene encoding extracellular matrix regulator RemB produces the protein MFLHLGENVVVPIKDIIGIFDLETTMYSADTNQFLRLAEEDGFIERITEDHPKSFIVAEVDKKAKVFLSPISSSTLSKRTKIEYDEQ, from the coding sequence ATGTTTCTTCATTTGGGAGAAAATGTAGTAGTACCAATAAAAGATATAATTGGAATATTTGATTTGGAAACTACTATGTATAGCGCAGATACTAACCAATTTTTAAGGCTTGCGGAAGAAGATGGATTTATTGAAAGGATAACAGAAGATCATCCAAAATCTTTTATTGTTGCAGAAGTTGATAAAAAAGCTAAGGTATTTTTATCACCAATATCTTCATCTACATTAAGTAAGAGAACCAAAATAGAATATGATGAACAATAA